From the Papaver somniferum cultivar HN1 chromosome 2, ASM357369v1, whole genome shotgun sequence genome, the window CATTTACTCATCGGGAAGAAGCAAAGATGTCCGGCCATCACTTACCAGAGGGGATCTTATTGGATATATGCTTAAGATTACCAGTGAAAGCTATTGGAAGATTCAGGTGTGTTAACAAAAGCTTATGCAGTTTGTTACAAAGCCCTAATTTCATTCAAATGCATCTCAATCATTCTACTGAAAAAGATAAGTTTaaactcttgatttctagctaCAGTGATGGTCAGAGTTCTGTCCATTCAATGGCCAGTAGAAGTGATTCTTCGTTATTGTTGTCTGATTATGAATCCGTTGAAATTGATTATCCGTTCAAGTCTCAAAATCCATTAGTTGAAATCATTGGTTCATGTAATGGCTTGGTCTGCTTAGAACTTAATAGGCGTGATGTTTGTATCTGGAATCCATCTACAACTGAGTTCAAGAAAATACAAACACCGCCTACTGTATTTAAGGTTCTTGATGTGGCCCACAGGAGAGGGCAGAAGGGATACTCGtatg encodes:
- the LOC113348313 gene encoding F-box/kelch-repeat protein At3g06240-like, coding for MSGHHLPEGILLDICLRLPVKAIGRFRCVNKSLCSLLQSPNFIQMHLNHSTEKDKFKLLISSYSDGQSSVHSMASRSDSSLLLSDYESVEIDYPFKSQNPLVEIIGSCNGLVCLELNRRDVCIWNPSTTEFKKIQTPPTVFKVLDVAHRRGQKGYSYGFGYDSKIGDYKLVRYERCEYVMYLSSGSIYTLGTDTWKKIESRALSLYDVSFADKSGVHVNGVLYWIAARTLEKGDGFKSCLVIVSFNICGESGHEIQLPADISAGQVALSLSMFDGNLCLICDILDVHVEVWVMKDFGEDKARERES